tttattgCTATTTTGGTATTTTTCTATTTCTGATTTTATAATCACATTTAGTACCACttggactttttttttttttttgaaaaaagtacCATTTGGACATTCTAACAAGATATtctcttaatatattttttttaaagaaatgatTTGCGAATTAGACCAAAGATTAAATAAAGACTTGGGGGCCATTTATGTAATCGTTTGGTAGATACAATACAATACAACCACCAAACTAGCAAACCGTTCTTTATTCCAGCAAACAAGGCTGTGAGAGTCAGAGAGATACAAACTGAAAATTACAACTTGGATACAAACTTCTTGAGCTGGTCCAAAGAATCTTTAGCGTGGTCCGGTACAGGTAAACCACTCAAGAGAGTAACACGCGATGTTGatatcattttcttcttctccgtttCCTTGGTTTTCCATAACCGAACCTCCCATACCTAACATTTATTCGTAAATTTGgaataaaatatcttttttttttaacgaataaaaatatcttaaaataaagaGTTTCGTACGTTTAGTCAAATGCATGTTAACAAAACATCAAAGTGCCCCACGAACAACTCACTAGTCATTTCATTTCATTATATACACGAAATGACTTACAAAAAATTAACATAACTAGTTTTCTTTCCATTTCATTGTTTCATCAAaaacatatttcaaattttaataatcaACTGATAAAAAACATAGAGTTGATGAATAATTACTAACTAGTCACCTTTTACCAATCAAAACCCGGAAAAAAAATATCGTATGTTTAATCgtgaatttattttttatacttgTGTAAATTTAATAGTGTATATCCCTGACCAAGTTTCTTCTATTAAATTAAAGACTTAACATATCTATATGTCGTTgacaaagaaaaacatctaaTTAAACAATGATATATGTATAGGTAGCCTACCTGTATATTTTTGCCGACTGAGACGGGAAAAGATTCGGCGAAGACGGATTCACCGAGGGCAGCAGGTCGGACATGGTGAATTGAAAGATGGACACCGGCGACGCGTTTATAACCAGATGCGATTCCGGCGCCGAGACTGGCGAGTCCTTCGGCGATCAGAGCGGATACGCCGCCATGCAAGACTTTGAACGGCTGGCAGCATTTGTCAGTTACGGCGAGGCGGCCGGAGACTCTGGTGGCGGATAGCTCTTCGAACACGAATCCTAAGATGCGAAGCGGATTGTCCGCTGTAAACTCGGCCGATTTTGGATCCATTCTTAGGATTCTAACGATCGATTCTATTCACCAAGTTTTTATTTTTCGATTTCGTTTCTGGTTTTGCTTGTTGCTCATCGTCTTTTATAAGGGTTTATTGGGCCTCTGACAAAGATTATTATTGGGCCTTTAGTACAGATCTTTTAAATGGCGCTGTAAATATCAGAGTTTGGATCTCAATTCTCAAGTAATGTATGTCATCTAACATGATCCCTGTGTTCAACGGGAATATAAAATCCATATTCAagcatatatatttgattatatgtttttattcatataataaaaattacatatctataaaataatgaattagTTAGGAATGAGGGCATTAGCATCATAAGACATGGAAGAATCTTGAGATTCAAAATTACGTCTGCAGCAACAAGCACCGCTCTTTGCGCCAAGATCCATCTTTACACAAACCCCTCCTCTGTATCCTTTAGATTTGCAAGCTGAATTGCATACTGATGAGTTTGTACATTCCCCGGGTAGACATGGCACCATCTGTCCTGTTTTATTCATAACCATCACACATTGACATGATTTTAGCTATTGTATaatcaattttctttttacatcTTTGTTGAAACTAAAACATCTAAAACATTATACATATTTGTTTGTCATTGCAAATAATTTAATTGTAACAAAATCCTAGCTTCAGTTTTCCAACGAGTTATATATTGTGCTTGAAATGATgtaattgtaaataaataaatgattacCTGAAATTAT
This genomic interval from Brassica napus cultivar Da-Ae chromosome A6, Da-Ae, whole genome shotgun sequence contains the following:
- the LOC106411331 gene encoding 1,4-dihydroxy-2-naphthoyl-CoA thioesterase 2-like, with the translated sequence MDPKSAEFTADNPLRILGFVFEELSATRVSGRLAVTDKCCQPFKVLHGGVSALIAEGLASLGAGIASGYKRVAGVHLSIHHVRPAALGESVFAESFPVSVGKNIQVWEVRLWKTKETEKKKMISTSRVTLLSGLPVPDHAKDSLDQLKKFVSKL
- the LOC106352263 gene encoding putative defensin-like protein 83 translates to MSTTKFPSLIFSLVMVTALFLMPIISGQMVPCLPGECTNSSVCNSACKSKGYRGGVCVKMDLGAKSGACCCRRNFESQDSSMSYDANALIPN